In the Verrucomicrobiota bacterium genome, one interval contains:
- a CDS encoding class I SAM-dependent DNA methyltransferase — translation MPLPTKPSDSPAQPDLSLQSNFFSSGLRQKVDQLMDILWAGGVNNPMDSIEQCSYLLFLRLLSEKDEVLASLDKKYQRIFSGEWSRYAWGNFVTLTGDSLFDAVRDAIEHLHELPGLTPTGKLLFSRATLKIYDRPTLRAVIQAIQEMDLAAHEGQDFKGDMYEYLLGKLSASGTNGQFRSPRHIIAMMVALVNPQPGQRICDPACGTVGFLIAAFLHILRQFTKLADLRRGIVDGSLLKPAQWKFLEEQAFTGFDNDANMVKIGILNLYLHQLERARIEHFNPLTTGFGGVYPGKLFDVILANPPFSGKVQDESILADLNYKLNTRATELLFLKWIIDHLAPNGRAGVIIPNGVLFGSTNAATALRELLLTECELQAVISLPSGVFKPYAGVATAALIFQKGKPTQNVWFYDITADGFSLDDKRTPIEANDIPDVLAKWPNREEGPNSYQVPIEKIKANEWSLAAGRYKPVTTEAVNHDAPADILGDVLKLENEIIKRGNVLLKEISGKK, via the coding sequence ATGCCTTTACCCACCAAGCCATCGGACTCGCCGGCCCAACCCGACCTTTCCCTCCAGTCCAACTTCTTTTCCTCCGGCCTGCGCCAAAAGGTGGACCAGTTGATGGACATCCTGTGGGCGGGCGGGGTGAACAACCCGATGGATTCCATCGAGCAATGCTCGTATCTGTTGTTTCTCCGCCTGCTGAGCGAGAAAGACGAGGTCCTGGCCAGCCTCGATAAAAAGTATCAGCGGATTTTTTCCGGCGAATGGTCCCGCTACGCCTGGGGCAACTTCGTTACGCTCACGGGCGACAGCCTGTTTGACGCCGTCCGGGATGCGATTGAACATCTGCACGAACTGCCGGGCCTCACCCCCACCGGCAAACTCCTGTTCAGCCGGGCCACGCTCAAGATTTATGACCGGCCCACCCTCCGCGCCGTCATTCAGGCCATCCAGGAAATGGATCTGGCCGCGCATGAAGGCCAGGATTTCAAGGGGGACATGTATGAATATCTCCTGGGCAAATTGTCGGCGTCCGGCACCAATGGCCAATTCCGCAGTCCCCGCCACATCATTGCCATGATGGTGGCGCTGGTGAATCCGCAGCCGGGCCAGCGGATTTGCGACCCGGCGTGCGGCACGGTGGGCTTTCTCATCGCCGCGTTCCTGCACATCCTGCGGCAATTCACCAAGCTGGCCGATTTGCGGCGGGGCATTGTGGATGGCTCGCTGCTCAAACCGGCGCAATGGAAGTTTCTGGAGGAACAGGCGTTCACAGGTTTCGACAACGACGCCAACATGGTGAAGATCGGCATCCTCAATCTGTACCTGCACCAATTGGAACGGGCCCGGATCGAGCATTTCAATCCGCTCACCACCGGGTTTGGGGGCGTGTATCCCGGCAAGCTGTTCGATGTCATCCTCGCCAACCCGCCCTTTTCGGGCAAGGTGCAGGATGAAAGCATTCTGGCCGACCTGAATTACAAACTGAACACCCGCGCCACCGAGCTGCTCTTCCTGAAATGGATCATTGACCACCTTGCCCCCAATGGCCGGGCCGGGGTCATCATCCCGAATGGCGTGCTGTTTGGCTCCACCAACGCGGCCACCGCATTGCGTGAACTGCTGCTGACCGAATGCGAACTGCAAGCCGTGATCAGCCTGCCCAGCGGCGTATTCAAGCCGTACGCGGGCGTGGCGACGGCGGCCTTGATTTTCCAAAAGGGCAAGCCGACGCAGAACGTTTGGTTTTACGACATCACCGCGGATGGCTTCAGCCTCGACGACAAACGCACACCCATTGAGGCCAATGACATTCCCGACGTGCTGGCCAAGTGGCCCAACCGTGAGGAAGGCCCGAACAGTTACCAGGTGCCGATTGAGAAGATCAAAGCGAACGAGTGGAGCTTGGCGGCGGGCCGGTACAAACCGGTGACCACCGAAGCCGTGAACCATGATGCACCGGCGGATATTCTTGGCGATGTGCTCAAACTGGAAAACGAAATCATCAAGCGTGGCAATGTGTTGCTGAAAGAAATCAGCGGGAAGAAATGA